A window from Centropristis striata isolate RG_2023a ecotype Rhode Island chromosome 4, C.striata_1.0, whole genome shotgun sequence encodes these proteins:
- the LOC131970391 gene encoding olfactory receptor 2AT4-like: MIYTNVTRMRSFIILGFPGLSPKYYGPVSALLFFVYLSIAIGNIFILAFVVYEKSLQKPTYLVFCHLALNDLTFGTLTLPKIISKYWFGDGIISFYGCFTQMFFVHYLGSVTSFILLVMALDRFIAICIPLRYPVLITNNIISVLCGFAWFIPLPLMVTIVLQALTLPYCKSNVIAQCFCDHISITSQACGEDVKIVQVTTLCMAMFCLLVPLAFILFSYVSIIVVILKMSNAAGRKRTLSTCTPQIFITCLFYLPRCFVYVANTVGFSFSLDIRILLVLLYSLLPAAVNPMIYCFKTQDIKQTLIKKLKTARIGIQIKLAF, encoded by the coding sequence ATGATCTACACCAATGTTACAAGGATGAGAAGCTTCATCATCCTTGGATTTCCTGGACTTTCACCAAAATACTATGGACCTGTGTCAGCTCTGCTCTTTTTTGTCTACTTATCTATTGCAATaggaaatattttcattttagcaTTTGTTGTCTATGAGAAGTCACTTCAAAAACCAACATATCTGGTGTTTTGTCACCTGGCACTGAATGATTTAACATTTGGCACTTTGACCCTCCCAAAGATCATATCAAAATATTGGTTTGGTGATggcattatttcattttatgggTGCTTTACACAGATGTTCTTTGTTCATTATTTAGGATCAGTAACTTCTTTCATCTTGTTGGTAATGGCTCTTGATCGATTTATTGCAATATGTATTCCTCTGCGTTATCCTGTCCTAATCACAAACAACATCATATCTGTGCTCTGTGGGTTTGCTTGGTTCATACCTCTGCCTTTGATGGTGACCATTGTTCTCCAAGCCCTCACTTTACCttactgtaaatcaaatgtCATTGCTCAGTGCTTCTGTGACCACATTTCTATAACAAGTCAGGCATGTGGTGAGGATGTTAAAATTGTACAGGTCACTACTCTCTGTATGGCCATGTTTTGTCTCTTGGTTCCCCttgcatttatcttgttttcctACGTTTCCAttattgtggttattttgaaaatgtccaaTGCTGCAGGTCGCAAGAGAACCTTATCAACTTGTACACCACAAATATTTATCACTTGCCTTTTTTACCTCCCCAGGTGTTTTGTTTACGTAGCCAATACTGTTGGATTTTCCTTCAGTTTAGATATCCGTATTTTATTGGTATTGTTGTACAGTCTCTTACCTGCTGCTGTTAATCCGATGATATATTGTTTCAAGACTCAGGATATCAAGCAGACTTTGATAAAGAAGCTGAAAACAGCTAGGATTGGAATACAGATAAAACTTGCATTCTAA
- the LOC131970651 gene encoding olfactory receptor 2AT4-like has protein sequence MFYTNETRIKDFFILGFPGLSQEYYGPVTALLLILFLAIAFGNIFILVFVKCERSLHKPTYLIFCHLALTDLAFGTVTLPKVISIYWFDDSIISFYGCFVQMYFVHLLGTSHSFILMVMALDRFTAICTPLRYPVVFTNTTASVLCGLSWLMPATWMSAIVLDALSLPYCNLNIIAHCFCDHIAITALGCHDVQRVQLPAFVLAMISLLLPLGLIIISYSVIIVAVMTMSNSDGNPFKALSTCTSQLLVTCLFYMPRCFVYLANILGFTFSAPVRIIVVMLYSLLPAAVNPVIYCFKTKDIKEKLKKRIFTILGKRVSAQ, from the coding sequence ATGTTCTACACCAATGAAACAAGGATAAAAGATTTCTTCATCCTGGGATTTCCTGGACTTTCACAGGAGTATTATGGACCTGTAACAGCCTTGCTTTTAATTCTCTTCTTGGCTATAGCTTTtggaaatattttcattttagtgTTTGTTAAATGTGAAAGATCTCTTCACAAACCCACATATCTGATCTTTTGCCACTTGGCACTAACTGACTTGGCGTTTGGGACTGTTACTTTGCCAAAggttatatcaatatattggtTTGATGACagcattatttcattttacGGATGTTTTgtacaaatgtattttgttcaCCTTTTGGGGACAAGTCATTCTTTTATCCTGATGGTTATGGCGCTTGATCGTTTTACTGCAATTTGTACTCCATTGCGTTACCCAGTTGTTTTCACAAACACCACTGCTTCTGTGCTATGTGGATTATCATGGTTAATGCCAGCGACATGGATGAGCGCTATAGTTTTAGATGCTCTTTCATTGccttactgtaatttaaacataatTGCACATTGCTTTTGTGACCATATCGCAATAACAGCGCTTGGATGTCATGATGTACAAAGAGTCCAGTTACCTGCATTTGTTCTCGCCATGATCAGTTTGTTGTTGCCTCTGGGTTTAATCATCATCTCTTATTCTGTCATCATTGTTGCTGTTATGACAATGTCCAACTCTGACGGCAACCCCTTCAAGGCTCTGTCTACCTGCACGTCACAGCTTCTCGTCACATGTCTGTTTTACATGCCAAGATGCTTTGTTTACCTGGCAAATATTTTGGGATTCACTTTCAGTGCTCCAGTTCGCATTATTGTTGTAATGCTGTACAGTCTTTTACCAGCTGCTGTCAACCCAGTGATATACTGTTTCAAAACCAAGGATATCAAAGAGAAGTTGAAAAAACGAATATTTACTATACTAGGAAAACGGGTATCAGcacaataa
- the LOC131970649 gene encoding olfactory receptor 13G1-like: MPLQNASIKVTEFIIGGFDATKRPMVVGVVILIIYVLAILANVLNILFIVYDKRLHKPMYLLICNLAVVDIIYSTSCSPTMIGVLVAGANTIAYVPCLIQMFVYHVAVVMEMFALAVMAFDRLLAISFPFQYHSYVTNVRTAVLTYILWVASCGLVSIMPETLLPLPHCHLKLKYSFCDYPALIRTTCVDPTYYFNLVTIIAFFLSFFTFTFICLSYLWIIVFVKLSSNNDKKKMFSTCSSHLIVVIYYYSQLFISVMLTRLGVVLSLEARHGLMLAAILGSPLINPLVYCLRTNEIKSKILKIFQNS, translated from the coding sequence ATGCCTTTGCAGAATGCTTCAATCAAAGTAACAGAATTTATTATAGGTGGTTTTGACGCAACCAAGAGACCTATGGTAGTTGGTGTTGTTATATTGATTATCTATGTTCTAGCTATTCTAGCCAATGTGTTAAACATCCTCTTCATTGTTTATGACAAGAGATTACATAAACCAATGTATCTTCTGATTTGCAACCTTGCTGTTGTTGATATAATATACTCAACCAGTTGCAGTCCAACCATGATTGGAGTTCTAGTTGCCGGGGCTAATACTATAGCTTATGTGCCGTGTCTTATTCAGATGTTTGTTTACCATGTCGCAGTAGTGATGGAGATGTTTGCTTTAGCTGTTATGGCATTTGATCGATTGCTTGCTATTAGTTTTCCCTTTCAGTACCACAGCTATGTAACAAATGTGCGCACTGCTGTCCTCACATATATCCTGTGGGTTGCTTCCTGTGGTCTTGTGAGTATCATGCCTGAAACTCTGCTTCCTCTCCCTCACTGCCACTTGAAGCTGAAGTACAGTTTCTGTGACTATCCAGCCTTGATACGAACTACTTGTGTTGACCCCACTTACTATTTCAATCTGGTTACCATCATagcattttttctttcatttttcactttcacatttATTTGCCTGTCATACCTTTGGATTATAGTTTTTGTGAAATTGTCCTCAaataatgacaagaaaaaaatgtttagcacTTGTTCGAGTCACTTGATTGTGGTAATATATTATTACTCTCAATTATTTATCTCTGTGATGTTGACCAGGTTAGGCGTGGTATTATCTCTTGAGGCTCGCCATGGTTTAATGTTAGCAGCCATCCTTGGCTCACCTCTTATTAATCCTTTGGTGTACTGTTTAAGAACAAATGAAATCAAATCTAAGATTCTTAAGATATTCCAAAATAGTTGA
- the LOC131970648 gene encoding olfactory receptor 52B2-like → MGDLYNTSSLIVLNRFNFSDENVFPTFLFATLSYLIILFCNLILILTIVLNRSLHQPMHLILLNLPINDLIGSTAFFTQAIKDILTNNKTMQYSTCVTQAFFIHIYACGTVFILTAMAYDRYIAICLPLKYNTIMTNAHIMRIITIVWMSCLVVIGVLFYLLLRLPRCRSEVTHPYCDNPTLLTLVCADTSINNIYGLFTVAITQLIGNGMILYTYLQILVACFRSKRSDTKAKALQTCATHLAVFLLLECLGLFTIISYRIRNLSPHLRRFIGVLTLVFPPTLNPIIYGLKTKEIREKIVHFLLNKSFQLQPVVR, encoded by the coding sequence ATGGGCGACCTGTACAACACATCGTCTCTTATAGTGCTAAATCGCTTTAATTTCTCCGATGAAAATGTCTTTCCTACATTTCTTTTTGCAACTCTGAGCTATCTGATCATACTTTTCTGCAACCTTATTCTAATACTCACAATTGTACTGAACAGATCTCTGCATCAGCCCATGCATTTAATTCTGCTGAACCTTCCTATCAACGACCTTATAGGCAGCACAGCATTCTTCACACAGGCCATTAAGGACATACTGACAAACAACAAGACGATGCAATACTCCACCTGTGTTACCCAAGCTTTCTTTATCCACATCTATGCATGTGGTACAGTGTTCATTCTCACTGCTATGGCATATGATAGATACATTGCCATATGTTTGCCTTTGAAATACAACACGATTATGACTAATGCTCACATTATGAGAATTATCACAATTGTTTGGATGAGTTGTTTAGTTGTAATAGGTGTGCTCTTTTACCTGCTGTTGCGTTTACCCCGCTGTCGATCTGAAGTGACGCATCCCTACTGTGATAATCCAACTTTGTTGACTTTGGTCTGTGCTGACACAAGCATTAATAACATTTATGGGCTTTTTACGGTTGCTATTACACAGCTGATAGGTAATGGGATGATTTTGTACACATATCTCCAGATCCTTGTTGCATGCTTCAGATCCAAACGATCAGACACGAAAGCCAAAGCTCTGCAGACATGTGCTACACATCTagctgtttttctcttgttGGAGTGCCTGGGTCTTTTTACCATCATATCATACAGAATAAGAAACCTTTCACCACATTTAAGGAGGTTCATAGGGGTTTTAACTTTGGTTTTCCCCCCAACATTGAATCCAATCATCTATggactgaaaacaaaagaaattcgAGAAAAAATTGTGCATTTTCTGTTGAATAAGTCCTTTCAGCTTCAGCCTGTAGTAAGATAA
- the LOC131970392 gene encoding olfactory receptor 2AT4-like: MVTNFTWMRSFIILGFPGLSPQYYGPVSALLFSIYLAIAIGNIFILAFVVYEKSLQKPTYLVFCHLALNDLTFGTLTLPKIISKYWFGDGIISFYGCFTQMFFVHYLGSVTSFILLVMALDRFIAICIPLRYPVLITNNIISVLCGFAWFIPLPLMVAVVLHVLTLSFCKSNVIAQCYCDHISITSQACGEDVKIVAVTSLCVAMFCLLLPLAFILFSYISIIVVILKMSNAAGRKRTLSTCTPQIFITCLFYLPRCFVYVANTVGFSFSLDIRILLILLYSLFPAAVNPMIYCFKTQDIKQLLMKRLKKTKIGIKINLSY, from the coding sequence ATGGTCACCAATTTTACATGGATGAGAAGCTTCATCATCCTTGGATTTCCTGGACTTTCACCACAGTATTATGGACCTGTGTCAGCTCTGCTCTTTTCCATCTACCTAGCTATTGCGATAggcaatattttcattttagcaTTTGTTGTCTATGAGAAGTCACTTCAAAAACCAACATATCTGGTGTTTTGTCACCTGGCACTGAATGATTTAACATTTGGAACTTTGACTCTCCCAAAGATCATATCAAAATATTGGTTTGGTGATggcattatttcattttatgggTGCTTTACACAGATGTTCTTTGTTCATTATTTAGGATCAGTAACTTCTTTCATCTTGTTGGTAATGGCTCTTGATCGATTTATTGCAATATGTATTCCTCTGCGTTATCCTGTCCTAATCACAAACAACATCATATCTGTGCTCTGTGGGTTTGCTTGGTTCATCCCTCTGCCTTTAATGGTAGCTGTTGTACTCCATGTCCTCACATTATCTTTTTGTAAATCAAATGTCATTGCTCAGTGCTACTGTGACCACATTTCTATAACAAGTCAGGCATGTGGTGAGGATGTTAAAATAGTTGCAGTCACTTCTCTGTGTGTCgccatgttttgtcttttgcttCCGCttgcatttatcttgttttcctatatttctattattgtggttattttgaAGATGTCCAATGCTGCAGGTCGCAAGAGAACCTTATCAACTTGTACACCACAAATATTTATCACTTGCCTTTTTTACCTCCCCAGGTGTTTTGTTTACGTAGCCAATACTGTTGGATTTTCCTTCAGTTTAGATATCCGTATTTTACTGATATTGTTGTATAGTCTTTTTCCTGCTGCTGTTAATCCGATGATATATTGTTTCAAGACTCAAGACATTAAGCAGCTGTTGATGAAAAGGCtgaagaaaactaaaattggAATAAAGATAAATCTTTCATATTAA
- the LOC131970650 gene encoding olfactory receptor 4D9-like, with protein MIGVLVAGANTIAYVPCLIQMFVFHVGGVMEMFALAVMAFDRLLAISCPFQYHSYVTNVRTAVFTYILWVAACGLVALLPETLLPLPHCHLKLKYSFCDYPALIRSVVLTLNARHGLMIGAILGPSLFNPLVYCLRTNEIRYKIFKIFKKS; from the exons ATGATTGGAGTTCTAGTTGCCGGGGCTAATACTATAGCTTATGTGCCGTGTCTTATTCAGATGTTTGTTTTCCATGTGGGAGGTGTGATGGAGATGTTTGCTTTAGCTGTTATGGCATTTGATCGATTGCTTGCTATTAGCTGTCCCTTTCAGTACCACAGCTATGTAACAAATGTGCGCACTGCTGTCTTCACATATATCCTGTGGGTTGCTGCCTGTGGTCTTGTGGCTCTTCTGCCTGAAACTCTGCTTCCTCTCCCTCACTGCCACTTGAAGCTGAAGTACAGTTTCTGTGACTATCCGGCCTTGATACGAA GTGTGGTATTAACTCTTAATGCTCGCCATGGTTTAATGATCGGGGCCATCCTCGGTCCAtctctttttaaccctttggtaTATTGTCTTAGGACCAATGAAATCAGATATAAGATCTTTAAGATATTCAAAAAAAGTTga
- the LOC131969416 gene encoding olfactory receptor 1078-like, translating to MDDDLNVTYITLTGYVAMGKYRFLYFFIMFTVYSLAMCFSVTIVYLICIHRKFHEPMYIFIAALLMNSIVYNTAMYPNMLINILAKNHIISNSACLLQLYVFYSLSAADFFLLSAMAYDRYVSICKPLQYTTIMRKNTVTFILFLAWLVPLCEFAVIVIMSANQKLCHLTLNTIFCNNLVYALHCVIPRARVMFGMFAMVTMSVFPLLFIYFTYIRILTISYRSSREVRTKASQTCLPHLIVLSLFSCLCAYDVIVSRLGSDIHFIMTFQAFLYYPLFYPIIYGLKMKEISKHLKRWLCQAKVMY from the coding sequence ATGGATGATGACttaaatgtgacatatataaCTCTAACTGGATATGTGGCAATGGGCAAATAcaggtttttatatttttttattatgtttacgGTATATTCTCTAGCAATGTGCTTCAGTGTCACCATTGTGTACCTTATTTGTATACACAGGAAATTCCATGAGccaatgtacatttttattgcagcttTGTTAATGAACTCTATTGTTTACAATACTGCTATGTACCCAAATATGTTAATTAACATTTTAGCTAAAAACCATATCATATCAAATTCAGCCTGTCTCCTTCAGTTATATGTATTCTACTCCCTGAGTGCTGCAGATTTCTTTCTGTTGTCAGCCATGGCCTATGACAGGTATGTTTCTATATGCAAACCTCTGCAATATACCACTATCATGAGAAAAAACactgtaacttttattttgtttctagcTTGGCTTGTTCCTTTGTGTGAATTTGCAGTTATAGTTATAATGAGTGCTAACCAAAAACTCTGCCATTTAACTTTGAATACAATTTTTTGTAACAATTTAGTTTACGCTCTCCACTGTGTGATTCCAAGAGCAAGAGTTATGTTTGGTATGTTTGCTATGGTAACCATGTCAGTTTTCcctttgttatttatatactttACATATATCAGAATACTTACAATATCCTATCGAAGTAGTAGAGAAGTTAGAACTAAAGCTTCACAAACCTGTTTACCCCACTTGATAGTTTTAAGTCTCTTTTCCTGTTTGTGTGCATATGATGTAATTGTCAGTCGACTAGGATCTGATATACATTTCATTATGACTTTCCAAGCATTTTTGTATTATCCTCTGTTTTATCCAATTATATATGgactaaaaatgaaagaaatctcTAAACACCTAAAGAGGTGGCTTTGTCAAGCCAAAGTAATGTATTAA
- the LOC131970389 gene encoding olfactory receptor 2AT4-like, with translation MSEANHSTVTEFILTGFPGLHAEYQGLASAVLFLVYFLTVTGNVTIFYLFATNCSLHKPMYYIILNLSACDILFSTTTLPKIISKYWFQSGTISFTGCFVQMFFVHYLGTVNSYILFLMALDRYLAICYSLRYPLVLKNSTILILSITAWVIASAPSLVLVIRTYPLPYCASNIINHCYCDHIGITVLACTDRGPYGLPAFAVAMVMLLGPLSFIMFSYGSIFKAVIKITNLAGRIKSLSTCSTQLIVISLYYLPRCFIYLASNVGIKFSPDVRIVIIMLYSLFPPMINPLIYCLRAKDMRESLLKQLNKCYHSKSTSFSNT, from the coding sequence ATGTCTGAGGCAAATCATAGCACTGTGACTGAATTTATCCTTACTGGCTTCCCTGGACTTCATGCAGAGTACCAAGGCCTTGCCTCAGCAGTATTGTTCTTAGTTTATTTCTTAACTGTAACAGGCAAtgttacaattttttatttatttgcaaccAACTGCAGCCTTCACAAGCCAATGTACTACATCATTCTAAATCTAAGTGCATGTGACATTCTCTTCAGTACAACTACTTTACCTAAGATCATCAGTAAGTATTGGTTTCAATCAGGGACCATTTCATTCACTGGATGCTTTGTACAAATGTTCTTTGTTCACTATCTTGGCACAGTAAATTCCTATATTCTCTTCCTGATGGCTTTAGATAGGTATTTGGCGATCTGCTATTCTCTCAGATATCCCCTTGTTCTAAAAAACTCCACTATCCTCATTCTCAGTATTACAGCATGGGTTATTGCCAGTGCACCCTCTTTAGTATTAGTTATTAGGACATACCCTCTTCCTTACTGTGCCTCAAACATAATCAACCACTGCTACTGTGATCATATTGGTATAACAGTACTTGCATGCACTGACAGGGGCCCTTATGGTTTACCTGCTTTTGCAGTTGCAATGGTTATGTTATTGGGACCTCTGTCATTCATAATGTTCTCATATGGCTCTATATTTAAAGCAGTAATTAAGATTACAAATTTAGCAGGTCGCATAAAATCTCTGTCCACCTGTAGTACTCAACTGATTGTAATATCACTCTATTATTTGCCCAGATGTTTTATATATCTAGCCAGCAATGTTGGTATCAAATTTAGTCCAGATGTACGAATAGTCATTATCATGCTGTATAGCCTTTTTCCACCCATGATAAATCCACTTATATACTGCTTAAGAGCTAAAGATATGAGAGAAAGCTTGTTGAAGCAATTAAACAAGTGTTATCACTCAAAAAGCACAAGTTTCAGTAATACATAA
- the LOC131970390 gene encoding olfactory receptor 2AT4-like encodes MSEANHSTVTEFILTGFPGLHAEYQGLASAVLFLVYFLTVTGNVTIFYLFATNCSLHKPMYYIILNLSACDILFSTTTLPKIISKYWFQSGTISFTGCFVQMFFVHYLGTVNSYILFLMALDRYLAICYSLRYPLVLKNSTILILSITAWVIASAPPLMLVIRAYPLPYCASNIINHCYCDHIGITVLACTDRGPYGLPAFALAMVMLLGPLSFIMFSYGSIFKAVIKITNLAGRIKSLSTCSTQLIVISLYYLPRCFIYLASNVGIKFSPDVRIVIIMLYSLFPPMINPLIYCLRAKDMRESLLKQLNKCHHSKSTSFSNT; translated from the coding sequence ATGTCTGAGGCAAATCATAGCACTGTGACTGAATTTATCCTTACTGGCTTCCCTGGACTTCATGCAGAGTACCAAGGCCTTGCCTCAGCAGTATTGTTCTTAGTTTATTTCTTAACTGTAACAGGCAAtgttacaattttttatttatttgcaaccAACTGCAGCCTTCACAAGCCAATGTACTACATCATTCTAAATCTAAGTGCATGTGACATTCTCTTCAGTACAACTACTTTACCTAAGATCATCAGTAAGTATTGGTTTCAATCAGGGACCATTTCATTCACTGGATGCTTTGTACAAATGTTCTTTGTTCACTATCTTGGCACAGTAAATTCCTATATTCTCTTCCTGATGGCTTTAGATAGGTATTTGGCGATCTGCTATTCTCTCAGATATCCCCTTGTTCTAAAAAACTCCACTATCCTCATTCTCAGTATTACAGCATGGGTTATTGCCAGTGCACCCCCTTTAATGTTAGTTATTAGGGCATACCCTCTTCCTTACTGTGCCTCAAACATAATCAACCACTGCTACTGTGATCATATTGGTATAACAGTACTTGCATGCACTGACAGGGGCCCTTATGGTTTACCTGCTTTTGCACTTGCAATGGTTATGTTATTGGGACCTCTGTCATTCATAATGTTCTCATATGGCTCTATATTTAAAGCAGTAATTAAGATTACAAATTTAGCAGGTCGCATAAAATCTCTGTCCACCTGTAGTACTCAACTGATTGTAATATCACTCTATTATTTGCCCAGATGTTTTATATATCTAGCCAGCAATGTTGGTATCAAATTTAGTCCAGATGTACGAATAGTAATTATCATGCTGTATAGCCTTTTTCCACCCATGATAAATCCACTTATATACTGCTTAAGAGCTAAAGATATGAGAGAAAGCTTGTTGAAGCAATTAAACAAGTGTCACCACTCAAAAAGCACAAGTTTCAGTAATACATAA